Proteins encoded in a region of the Cytobacillus luteolus genome:
- a CDS encoding YihY/virulence factor BrkB family protein has protein sequence MSEKSGFNLSFLKELFKRFGEDEVGGLSAELAYFFLLSLFPFLIFLVTLIGFLPISQVDVLNFIREYAPGQTMDMIEENLNSILGSHNGKLLSFGIIATIWSASNGINAVVRAFNRAYDVKETRSFIVARAISVLLTFAMVFVIIVALLLPVFGKQIGIFVFSSFGLSEHFLDIWNAARWILSALILFVVFTFLYYIAPNRKLKIREVLTGSFFATFGWMFVSLAFSYYVSNFGNYTATYGSLGGIIVLMIWFYLSGMIIILGGEINAILNCHRVRSVK, from the coding sequence ATGAGCGAGAAGAGTGGCTTTAATCTCTCCTTCCTAAAGGAGCTATTTAAGCGTTTTGGTGAGGATGAGGTAGGAGGATTATCAGCAGAACTTGCGTATTTCTTTTTGCTGTCTTTATTTCCTTTTCTAATTTTTTTAGTAACTCTTATCGGATTTCTACCAATTTCTCAAGTGGATGTATTAAACTTTATCCGTGAATATGCTCCTGGACAAACGATGGATATGATTGAAGAGAATTTGAATTCAATTCTTGGAAGTCATAATGGTAAGTTATTGTCTTTTGGTATCATAGCTACCATTTGGTCTGCCTCAAATGGAATTAATGCGGTTGTAAGAGCATTCAATCGTGCTTATGATGTCAAGGAGACACGATCATTTATTGTTGCTCGTGCGATTTCGGTACTTTTAACGTTTGCGATGGTTTTTGTGATTATTGTGGCCTTATTGTTACCTGTTTTTGGGAAGCAAATAGGAATTTTTGTATTTTCTTCATTCGGATTGTCAGAACACTTTTTAGACATCTGGAATGCCGCAAGATGGATACTCAGTGCATTGATTTTATTTGTTGTATTTACATTCTTATATTACATTGCACCGAATCGAAAGTTGAAAATTAGGGAAGTATTAACAGGTTCTTTCTTTGCCACTTTTGGCTGGATGTTTGTTTCTCTGGCTTTTTCCTATTATGTAAGTAACTTTGGTAACTATACGGCTACTTATGGAAGTCTTGGAGGGATTATCGTCTTAATGATTTGGTTTTACTTGTCTGGGATGATCATCATACTAGGCGGAGAAATAAATGCCATTTTGAATTGCCATAGAGTGAGAAGTGTGAAATAG
- a CDS encoding arylamine N-acetyltransferase, producing the protein MDDKYYVEKFLSFLEVEGSNPDLPFLNELTKSHQLKVTWENLSKIVDYEKGFATENFLPPIDVYINRVVDQGGGGTCWTLAVGFKWLLEKLGYEVHYLYMDHGHLCLRVELEQPYYVDVGYTAPLFKAYPLFKSFTVKNDREIFVFDVQQDKIEVTRTPGPFKTLSTKPVSLEFLHPVFLESNHWETGKMLKDLLVFGYIDGVPTSLTTNTLKQFLPDQVVTTTLTDEEVVDVIQTFKIDSNLYLQAKEIFQRRQLKKQD; encoded by the coding sequence TTGGATGATAAATACTATGTAGAAAAATTTCTGTCATTTCTTGAGGTTGAGGGAAGCAATCCAGACCTACCATTTCTAAACGAATTAACGAAGTCACATCAGTTAAAAGTGACATGGGAAAATTTATCTAAGATTGTAGACTATGAAAAAGGTTTTGCTACTGAGAATTTCCTGCCTCCTATAGATGTGTATATAAATAGAGTTGTAGACCAAGGAGGGGGTGGAACCTGTTGGACTCTTGCAGTTGGGTTTAAATGGTTGTTGGAAAAACTAGGGTACGAGGTACATTACCTCTATATGGACCATGGTCATCTATGCTTACGAGTGGAACTTGAGCAACCTTACTATGTAGACGTGGGATATACAGCACCCTTGTTTAAGGCATATCCTCTGTTTAAGTCTTTTACGGTAAAAAACGACCGAGAAATTTTTGTCTTTGATGTCCAACAAGATAAAATAGAGGTTACAAGAACCCCGGGTCCTTTTAAAACCTTATCCACTAAACCAGTAAGCCTTGAGTTCTTACACCCGGTATTCTTAGAATCAAACCATTGGGAGACAGGAAAGATGCTTAAGGACTTACTTGTGTTCGGATATATTGATGGTGTGCCTACATCCTTAACAACAAACACATTAAAACAATTTCTCCCAGATCAAGTTGTTACCACTACCTTAACAGATGAGGAAGTAGTAGATGTGATTCAAACATTTAAGATTGATAGTAATCTTTACTTGCAAGCAAAGGAAATTTTCCAAAGAAGGCAATTAAAAAAACAAGATTAA
- a CDS encoding DUF1128 domain-containing protein, with product MDLTQKSVENVEYMIEQIKEKLKVLNLGAIKPSHFNEEMYEELRDIYDLVMKKASFSPNEMQAIVEELGSLRKGL from the coding sequence ATGGATTTAACTCAAAAATCTGTTGAGAACGTAGAGTATATGATTGAACAAATAAAAGAAAAATTAAAAGTATTAAATCTAGGAGCAATTAAACCATCTCATTTCAACGAGGAAATGTACGAAGAGCTAAGAGATATTTATGACTTGGTCATGAAAAAGGCATCTTTTAGTCCAAATGAAATGCAAGCCATCGTTGAGGAACTAGGATCTCTACGTAAAGGGTTATAA
- a CDS encoding DUF1992 domain-containing protein, with product MDFSSIVSEDKIRRAIKDGEFDNLPGKGKPLKLEDLSSIPESLRIAYKVMKNAGMLEESEIRKELMSIEDLLRACEDEEQKVILTKKLNEKLLRLNDVMKKRNTSNSAVFKDYQMKIHNKF from the coding sequence ATGGATTTTTCATCAATTGTTTCTGAAGATAAAATTAGACGAGCAATAAAAGATGGTGAGTTTGACAATTTGCCAGGAAAAGGTAAGCCTTTAAAGCTTGAGGACTTATCGTCCATTCCCGAAAGTCTCCGAATCGCCTACAAGGTCATGAAAAACGCAGGGATGCTCGAGGAAAGTGAAATTAGGAAAGAACTAATGAGCATCGAAGACCTCCTTAGAGCATGTGAAGATGAAGAACAAAAAGTCATTTTAACGAAAAAACTAAACGAAAAACTCCTTAGATTAAACGACGTAATGAAAAAAAGAAATACATCTAATTCAGCTGTTTTTAAAGATTATCAAATGAAGATTCACAACAAATTTTAA
- the mreBH gene encoding rod-share determining protein MreBH — protein MLNNMEIGIDLGTANVLVYCKNKGIIINEPSVVAVDTETKKVVAVGTDAKLMIGKTPEKIVAVRPLKQGVIADYNLTTEMLRHFMKKATQILGFTFRKPNVVVCTPSGATSVERRAIQDAIKNCGAKQVFLIEEPVAAAIGSNLPVDEPVANVVVDIGGGTTEVAIISFGGVVTCHSIRTGGDKMDEDIIQAVRKNYNILIGDRTAEQIKIEIGYALIDHEVLKMQVRGRDLLTGLPKTIELNSYEIREILKESLLQILEAVRATLEDCPPELSGDIVDRGVILTGGGALLKGLTDWMKDEIFVPVHLSPNPQEAVAIGTGKSLSIIKTLERIAK, from the coding sequence ATGTTAAATAATATGGAAATTGGTATTGATTTAGGAACTGCAAATGTTTTAGTGTATTGTAAAAACAAAGGAATTATTATAAACGAGCCATCAGTTGTTGCCGTTGATACAGAAACAAAGAAGGTAGTTGCTGTTGGAACGGATGCGAAGTTAATGATTGGTAAAACACCTGAAAAAATTGTCGCGGTAAGACCCTTGAAACAGGGTGTTATTGCTGACTACAACTTAACGACAGAAATGTTGCGTCATTTCATGAAAAAAGCAACACAGATTTTAGGATTCACCTTCCGCAAACCAAATGTTGTTGTTTGTACACCGTCTGGCGCAACCTCTGTTGAACGTAGAGCGATCCAAGATGCCATTAAAAACTGTGGAGCGAAGCAGGTATTTCTTATTGAAGAGCCTGTTGCAGCAGCAATCGGATCAAACTTACCGGTTGATGAACCGGTAGCCAATGTGGTAGTTGATATCGGTGGTGGAACGACCGAAGTTGCCATCATCTCTTTTGGTGGTGTTGTTACATGCCACTCTATCCGAACAGGTGGCGACAAAATGGATGAGGACATTATTCAAGCTGTACGAAAAAATTACAATATCTTAATTGGAGATCGCACAGCCGAGCAGATCAAGATTGAGATTGGCTATGCACTTATTGACCATGAGGTATTGAAAATGCAGGTTAGAGGAAGAGATCTTCTAACTGGCTTGCCAAAAACGATTGAACTGAACTCTTATGAGATACGAGAGATATTGAAAGAATCATTATTACAAATACTAGAAGCGGTACGCGCTACTCTAGAGGATTGTCCACCTGAACTAAGCGGTGACATTGTTGACAGAGGTGTTATCTTAACAGGAGGCGGTGCACTTCTTAAAGGACTCACCGACTGGATGAAAGATGAGATTTTTGTACCTGTTCATTTATCACCAAATCCACAAGAAGCCGTTGCGATCGGAACAGGAAAATCATTGAGTATCATTAAAACACTTGAAAGAATTGCAAAATAA
- a CDS encoding RAxF-45 family protein — protein MSRSVVIRGQFLEFIYICRAIFHAFAVNGIRMSFFSNCIATQR, from the coding sequence ATGAGTCGTTCTGTTGTTATTCGCGGGCAATTTTTAGAATTTATTTATATTTGCCGTGCGATTTTTCATGCTTTTGCTGTTAACGGGATACGTATGTCCTTTTTTAGCAACTGCATAGCAACACAACGATAA
- the spoIIP gene encoding stage II sporulation protein P → MKNVYSTDRPFPLLRLFMISLMVVVSFFLIASALSIVKKDYLNIGQVDQTIQIAPTEMLVKLYSLENHHINQVLSQQHQSLPISSTIFKMMTNVNFDDIRSLIGNELPGYRFYDSKILVAGEGTDFTTLPIESAPPLEVLLQEREMAEEQLKELKEEETTRTPPTTTPIHKKFFIYHTHSSESFLPLLGLTNDPDENKAFDSKTNITIIGEMFAKKLESYSIGAVVDKSNMGKLLEEKGWAYHQSYDLSRELVQSALASNNELEYFIDLHRDAKRKKDTTTTINNEPYARIMFVIGKGHSNYDKNLAFATALHESLNDHFPGLSRGIIEKGTDTGNGVYNQDLSSKALVLELGGVDNDIRELQNTVDALAKVISDFYWANEKVNADE, encoded by the coding sequence ATGAAAAATGTTTATAGTACTGATCGCCCATTTCCCTTACTAAGACTATTTATGATATCTCTTATGGTTGTCGTGAGCTTCTTTCTAATCGCATCGGCTTTATCTATTGTAAAAAAGGACTATTTGAACATTGGACAAGTTGACCAAACCATTCAAATTGCACCAACAGAAATGCTTGTTAAACTCTATTCACTTGAAAATCATCATATTAATCAAGTTTTATCCCAGCAGCATCAATCACTTCCAATTTCGTCTACGATTTTTAAAATGATGACAAATGTTAATTTCGATGATATACGCAGTCTTATCGGGAACGAGTTACCAGGGTATAGGTTTTACGACTCAAAAATACTCGTTGCAGGGGAAGGTACAGATTTCACAACACTTCCTATCGAATCTGCTCCTCCACTAGAGGTATTGTTACAAGAACGCGAAATGGCTGAAGAACAGCTAAAGGAGTTGAAGGAAGAAGAGACAACGAGAACTCCCCCAACTACTACACCTATACATAAAAAATTCTTTATCTATCATACTCATAGCTCTGAGTCTTTCTTACCTTTACTCGGATTAACCAATGACCCCGATGAAAATAAAGCATTTGACTCTAAAACAAATATTACAATCATTGGTGAAATGTTTGCTAAAAAGCTTGAAAGCTATAGTATTGGGGCAGTAGTAGACAAATCAAACATGGGAAAATTACTTGAAGAAAAGGGCTGGGCATATCATCAATCCTATGACTTATCTCGTGAACTCGTCCAATCAGCACTGGCTTCAAATAATGAATTAGAATACTTTATTGATTTACATCGAGATGCGAAAAGAAAAAAAGACACAACAACCACGATAAACAATGAACCGTACGCAAGAATCATGTTTGTAATCGGAAAAGGTCACAGTAACTATGATAAAAATTTAGCATTTGCTACTGCCTTACACGAATCGTTAAATGACCACTTTCCAGGTTTAAGTAGAGGGATCATTGAAAAAGGAACAGATACAGGAAATGGCGTTTACAATCAAGACCTATCCTCAAAAGCACTTGTATTAGAGCTTGGTGGAGTAGACAATGACATTCGTGAATTACAAAACACCGTCGACGCGTTGGCAAAGGTAATCAGTGACTTTTACTGGGCCAATGAAAAAGTGAATGCCGATGAATAA
- a CDS encoding amidase gives MKKKSTVILCILLVMMMGILPKQGQAVTFEDVPRSTWLWDTTEIINSGEEILTFLVDKKVKVVYLQVNPTVPTEAYKAFISRAHVNGIQIHALDGAPNWVAPKGINHQRAFFAWVKNYQAGALEAERFTGIHLDVEPYLYSGWTSNYKKTVLSYQTLISEAVLEAEQLNLPIAFDIPFWFDEKTYNNTYGKGNLASWVIQKAGHVTIMAYRDQALGQNGIIELVRNEMNEARKLNKQITIAVETTPSSEANFVTFYEEGPEHMEQQLRMVRDQYADYSSFSGFAIHSLAGWMNMK, from the coding sequence ATGAAGAAAAAGAGCACAGTAATTTTATGCATCTTATTGGTGATGATGATGGGTATTTTACCAAAACAAGGACAAGCAGTAACGTTTGAAGACGTACCAAGGTCGACTTGGCTATGGGATACAACAGAAATCATTAATAGTGGTGAGGAAATTCTTACTTTTTTAGTTGATAAGAAGGTAAAAGTAGTATATCTACAGGTTAATCCAACTGTTCCAACCGAAGCTTATAAAGCTTTTATTAGTCGTGCTCATGTCAACGGAATCCAAATCCATGCTTTAGATGGTGCGCCGAATTGGGTAGCGCCAAAGGGTATCAATCATCAAAGAGCTTTTTTTGCTTGGGTAAAGAATTACCAGGCCGGGGCTCTTGAGGCAGAACGTTTTACTGGAATACATCTTGATGTAGAGCCTTATTTATATAGTGGTTGGACATCAAATTATAAAAAAACAGTACTTTCTTATCAAACATTAATAAGCGAGGCTGTACTTGAGGCAGAACAACTTAATCTACCGATTGCATTTGACATCCCATTTTGGTTTGATGAAAAAACATATAATAATACGTACGGAAAAGGTAACTTGGCAAGCTGGGTTATACAAAAAGCAGGTCATGTCACTATTATGGCTTATAGAGATCAAGCACTAGGTCAGAATGGAATTATTGAACTAGTTAGGAATGAAATGAACGAAGCAAGAAAGTTGAATAAGCAAATAACTATCGCAGTTGAAACAACACCTTCTAGTGAAGCTAATTTTGTGACATTTTATGAAGAAGGTCCGGAGCATATGGAGCAGCAATTACGAATGGTCCGAGATCAATATGCAGATTACTCAAGTTTTTCGGGCTTTGCGATTCACTCGCTGGCTGGTTGGATGAATATGAAATGA
- a CDS encoding metal-dependent hydrolase codes for MDTITHTMFGLTLYGSIDKKGMDKDMKRSLFITSIVGSQIPDIDVVSQLWDSEGMYQMWHRGITHSLFLVPLWALLIWGLCYLLFKVKDKRIFYTGLVAVFIHNTADLFNAWGTGYFEPISQMRITFGTIPIIDFVYWTIMIGAFIFTRYAKENKHRIFKLAWILMILHVSIQSAQGYLIYNEHEKEYDQLALSASFIPWNYSIIGKKENVVEIKDVSLFTGATHKHTLESQEDANLDQLFSERPEAKTLYQWSPFVVVVDDDERLGVYDPRFYRGGQSFLFEYIEKQ; via the coding sequence TTGGATACAATAACACATACCATGTTCGGTTTAACTTTATATGGATCAATTGATAAAAAAGGTATGGATAAGGATATGAAACGATCGTTGTTCATAACCTCCATTGTCGGAAGTCAAATTCCGGATATAGATGTCGTTTCACAGCTCTGGGATTCTGAAGGAATGTATCAAATGTGGCATAGAGGAATCACTCATTCTCTTTTTTTAGTACCACTCTGGGCACTTCTTATTTGGGGACTATGCTACTTACTTTTTAAAGTTAAGGATAAACGAATCTTTTATACTGGGCTTGTTGCTGTTTTTATACATAATACAGCTGACTTGTTTAACGCCTGGGGGACCGGATATTTCGAACCTATTTCACAGATGCGGATTACATTCGGAACCATACCAATTATTGATTTTGTCTACTGGACCATTATGATTGGGGCTTTTATTTTTACGAGGTACGCAAAAGAAAATAAGCATCGGATTTTTAAGCTTGCATGGATCCTTATGATTTTGCATGTGAGCATTCAGTCTGCACAAGGCTACTTAATCTACAATGAACATGAAAAGGAATATGATCAATTAGCCCTTTCCGCAAGCTTCATACCATGGAATTATTCGATTATCGGGAAAAAAGAAAATGTTGTTGAAATTAAGGATGTTTCTTTATTTACAGGGGCTACCCATAAGCATACCCTTGAATCCCAGGAAGATGCTAACCTTGATCAGCTATTTAGTGAGCGACCAGAGGCAAAAACATTATATCAGTGGTCTCCTTTTGTCGTAGTTGTGGATGATGACGAACGACTTGGCGTATACGACCCTCGATTTTACAGAGGTGGCCAATCCTTTTTATTTGAATACATTGAAAAGCAATAA
- a CDS encoding polysaccharide biosynthesis protein, translated as MNSFFKGTLLLVLAAFFSECIEFLVNMVLAKQLGEEGIGLYMSILPVMFLVVILASLELPISISKFIAEKEQEYHLSLLKHATVLAVIATVALTIIAAVILPFIPIFDEYHPLARWLFILLIPIIAFSSLARGYFMGLHHMGKIAFSNFLRKIVQLSLLVGIYQLFHFERDTALLIALGTLVATEFVVFIYLIQAYFIKVRSSRKLPRQHVGVKEARMSILSVSVPTTALRIFHAMSHAVQPFLIKAALVSAGVTGTLATEQFGLLAGVAMTIGFFPAFIAHSLLIVLIPTVSEAYSKRDIARLNKLLVQVMLLTLAYGVPAVAICYFFAQPLTSLFFESTTAAMYLKLLWPYFLFHFFVIPMQAFLIGLGLVKDAFVHTVWSTIYSFLIMFILGSMHQFQMQGIIIGMNAGVVLLSLMHYMTICKKIDIPLTLRKRTLTPTALKR; from the coding sequence ATGAATTCGTTTTTTAAAGGGACATTATTATTAGTCTTGGCAGCTTTTTTTAGTGAGTGCATTGAGTTCTTAGTAAATATGGTTCTTGCGAAACAACTGGGGGAAGAGGGAATAGGCTTATATATGTCAATCCTGCCTGTGATGTTCCTTGTGGTTATTCTTGCAAGCTTAGAATTGCCAATCTCAATATCTAAGTTCATCGCCGAAAAGGAGCAGGAATATCATCTTAGCCTGTTAAAGCATGCAACAGTACTAGCTGTTATTGCGACAGTCGCACTTACGATTATTGCTGCAGTTATTTTACCGTTCATTCCGATCTTTGATGAGTATCATCCTCTTGCTCGGTGGTTATTTATATTGCTCATCCCAATTATTGCTTTTTCTTCTTTAGCTCGGGGGTACTTCATGGGGTTGCACCATATGGGGAAAATTGCATTTTCTAATTTTCTTCGAAAGATTGTTCAGTTATCGCTACTAGTAGGCATTTATCAACTATTTCATTTTGAAAGAGATACGGCTCTACTCATTGCATTGGGAACGTTAGTAGCAACTGAGTTTGTTGTATTCATCTATCTAATACAAGCTTATTTTATAAAGGTGAGATCAAGTAGAAAGCTACCTAGACAACATGTCGGCGTCAAAGAAGCACGAATGAGTATTTTATCAGTGTCAGTACCAACTACGGCGCTTCGTATTTTTCATGCAATGTCTCATGCAGTGCAACCTTTTTTAATTAAAGCTGCACTTGTATCTGCTGGTGTTACAGGTACACTTGCAACTGAACAATTTGGATTATTAGCAGGTGTGGCCATGACGATAGGCTTTTTTCCGGCATTTATCGCTCATTCATTACTTATTGTCTTAATACCAACGGTTTCAGAAGCATACTCGAAGAGAGACATAGCTAGATTAAATAAGTTGCTCGTTCAAGTTATGCTGTTAACTCTAGCCTATGGTGTACCAGCTGTGGCGATCTGTTACTTTTTTGCTCAGCCATTAACGAGTTTATTTTTTGAATCTACTACCGCAGCAATGTATTTGAAATTACTGTGGCCATATTTTTTGTTTCATTTCTTTGTTATACCAATGCAAGCCTTTTTAATTGGACTGGGCTTAGTAAAAGATGCCTTTGTACATACAGTTTGGTCAACGATCTATTCCTTCTTGATTATGTTCATTCTTGGCTCCATGCACCAATTTCAAATGCAGGGGATCATTATCGGAATGAACGCAGGAGTTGTTTTACTATCACTCATGCACTACATGACCATCTGCAAAAAAATCGACATACCACTCACACTAAGAAAACGAACCCTAACACCCACTGCACTAAAGCGTTAA
- a CDS encoding VWA-like domain-containing protein → MRWQRSLMNLIKERQSKSVALAVDTSTNQTRTILINNIVKFVGELKPDVKLVQADFKIRSITPIQEANIKYYTHGKSSYTEVLEWAEKEKIDTLFYITDVTGYFYEDLDVKVETFWLVPDDYVPKVPFGKAIKVA, encoded by the coding sequence GTGAGATGGCAGCGTTCTTTGATGAATCTGATAAAAGAGCGACAATCAAAATCAGTAGCATTAGCAGTGGACACTTCGACAAATCAAACTCGAACGATTTTAATTAACAATATCGTTAAGTTTGTTGGCGAGCTAAAACCTGATGTGAAACTAGTCCAAGCCGATTTTAAAATTAGAAGTATCACTCCTATTCAAGAAGCAAACATTAAGTACTATACACACGGAAAATCCTCTTATACTGAGGTACTGGAATGGGCTGAAAAAGAGAAAATAGACACCTTATTTTACATTACTGACGTCACTGGTTACTTCTATGAAGACCTTGATGTGAAAGTAGAAACATTTTGGTTAGTTCCTGATGACTATGTTCCTAAGGTTCCATTCGGTAAAGCAATAAAAGTAGCATAA
- a CDS encoding YtxH domain-containing protein — protein MAKRNKLVESMLIGAAIGAVVSLFDKDTRETVIKNGKVVSRKSAKILKNPEVVTGKIRDNIRMVRSTITEITEDVQFLATKVNELNEKTPEMIGMIKETKDAFAKTITLEGEKNSKIEG, from the coding sequence ATGGCCAAACGAAACAAGTTAGTGGAAAGTATGCTAATAGGAGCAGCTATAGGGGCAGTGGTATCACTATTCGATAAAGATACGAGAGAAACGGTTATAAAGAATGGCAAGGTTGTCTCTAGAAAATCCGCTAAAATCTTAAAAAATCCAGAAGTAGTAACAGGGAAAATTAGAGACAATATTAGAATGGTTCGTTCAACGATTACTGAAATAACAGAAGATGTGCAATTTCTAGCAACAAAAGTAAATGAACTAAATGAAAAAACACCAGAAATGATAGGCATGATTAAAGAAACAAAAGATGCTTTTGCAAAAACAATCACGTTAGAGGGAGAAAAAAACTCTAAAATAGAGGGGTGA
- a CDS encoding GNAT family N-acetyltransferase, with product MSTILENESLRIRNLTEEDASLLAKWLTDERVLEFYEGRDNPHDLKKVKEVFFHKMDRGITPCIIEYNGLPIGYLQFYPSTIEDKEQYNYPVEEPIYGMDQFIGEPEFWNRGIGSELVSKVGDFLIDSGLASRVIMDPQARNERAIRCYEKCGFVKVKYLPEQELHEGVMQDCWLMEYKK from the coding sequence ATGAGCACGATTCTTGAGAATGAAAGTTTACGAATCCGCAACCTTACGGAAGAAGATGCTAGCTTGCTAGCTAAATGGTTAACGGATGAAAGAGTATTAGAGTTTTATGAGGGTAGAGATAACCCACATGATCTAAAAAAGGTGAAAGAAGTGTTTTTTCATAAAATGGACCGTGGTATAACGCCTTGTATAATTGAATACAACGGTCTACCAATCGGATACCTGCAATTTTATCCTTCAACTATAGAGGATAAAGAGCAATACAATTATCCTGTAGAAGAGCCTATCTATGGAATGGATCAGTTTATCGGGGAACCAGAGTTTTGGAATAGAGGGATTGGATCTGAACTAGTTAGTAAGGTTGGCGATTTTTTGATTGATAGCGGGTTGGCGTCTAGGGTCATTATGGATCCTCAGGCACGAAATGAACGGGCCATTCGTTGCTATGAAAAATGTGGATTTGTTAAGGTGAAGTATCTTCCTGAGCAGGAGCTCCATGAAGGGGTTATGCAGGACTGTTGGTTGATGGAATATAAAAAATAA
- a CDS encoding CPBP family intramembrane glutamic endopeptidase, with translation MHRNLMSFLIMYLILTSYFQLLPSIFTMSDVVRFFHLVLFFPLAYGLAKVVLKTGFEGYGLVFFRGWHRNLFIGLAIGFIGWVCLFTLQFMIGRYEYIGIKPVGDVIVMLVIIIVGFGLGSLINDMIVRGLVFHHFMGKLPVGVVMLISITLYALDDAWLEGLTLQNTIFSVVLGLSLTYAFYKTKSIWANTGIHLGLNIVYGLFFGVSGRSGDGVFIFNDNQISSLLSSWLSTIIAFMLFIIVIAVFKSKNGVVLSKIPIEKG, from the coding sequence TTGCACAGAAACCTAATGTCTTTTTTAATAATGTATTTAATATTAACGAGTTACTTTCAACTTTTACCTTCAATCTTTACAATGTCTGATGTAGTAAGGTTTTTTCACCTAGTTCTGTTTTTTCCTTTAGCGTACGGTTTAGCAAAAGTAGTTTTGAAGACTGGATTTGAGGGTTATGGACTTGTGTTTTTTAGAGGCTGGCATAGGAACTTATTCATTGGTTTAGCGATAGGATTTATAGGATGGGTTTGTCTTTTTACACTTCAATTTATGATAGGAAGATACGAGTACATAGGGATTAAACCCGTTGGTGATGTTATTGTTATGCTTGTTATTATCATTGTAGGCTTTGGGCTGGGTTCTTTAATAAATGACATGATTGTACGTGGATTGGTTTTTCATCATTTTATGGGGAAACTTCCAGTTGGTGTGGTTATGCTTATCTCTATTACATTATATGCCCTGGATGATGCATGGTTAGAAGGATTAACATTACAAAATACTATTTTTTCAGTAGTTCTAGGCCTCAGTTTAACGTATGCTTTTTATAAGACAAAATCTATATGGGCAAACACAGGTATCCACCTAGGGTTAAATATCGTATATGGATTGTTTTTCGGAGTGTCAGGCAGGAGTGGAGATGGAGTTTTTATTTTTAATGATAACCAAATCAGCTCTTTGCTTAGCTCATGGTTATCGACCATCATTGCTTTTATGCTATTTATCATAGTTATTGCTGTGTTTAAATCAAAGAACGGAGTAGTGCTTTCTAAAATCCCGATTGAAAAGGGGTGA